The Prochlorococcus marinus str. MIT 9301 genome window below encodes:
- a CDS encoding DUF1651 domain-containing protein, with translation MTENFWLINSNRSRVKRFSKNNQNKDKFFEYMFIDSGRILGVLGKEPPLMTTREELKVDKARDEWRKLIAQGWRRTKPVWEDY, from the coding sequence TTGACAGAAAATTTTTGGCTTATAAATTCGAATCGTTCAAGGGTTAAAAGGTTTTCAAAGAATAATCAAAATAAAGATAAATTTTTTGAATATATGTTTATTGACTCTGGAAGAATTCTTGGTGTTTTAGGAAAAGAACCACCTCTTATGACAACCAGAGAAGAACTTAAAGTTGATAAAGCTAGAGATGAATGGAGAAAGTTAATCGCACAAGGTTGGAGGAGAACCAAACCAGTTTGGGAAGACTATTAG
- a CDS encoding DUF565 domain-containing protein, whose translation MQKTNFSRITNQLNNLFFGFLSDTWRTKSISLISVLTGYFLFANFITKFISEGKNELIMVPIIIVFIEIIIRIKPAASSKFYYLWTVVDKLRIGAIYAVILEAFKLGS comes from the coding sequence ATGCAAAAAACTAATTTTTCAAGGATTACCAACCAGTTAAATAATTTATTTTTTGGTTTTCTAAGTGATACTTGGAGAACAAAATCTATTAGTCTAATTTCTGTTTTGACAGGTTATTTTTTGTTCGCAAATTTTATTACAAAATTTATATCTGAAGGTAAAAATGAATTGATAATGGTCCCAATAATTATTGTTTTTATTGAAATCATTATAAGAATTAAACCTGCAGCAAGTTCAAAGTTTTATTATCTATGGACCGTAGTTGATAAATTAAGAATTGGTGCAATTTATGCCGTTATACTTGAAGCATTTAAATTAGGCTCTTAA
- the ftsH gene encoding ATP-dependent zinc metalloprotease FtsH, which yields MFRSKFSYSDSKSSYSDLLEDIETGKIESIFFYPRQREIDVLYKNGDKSKIPILYNDQLILEKATENKLDLTINNSRKEASAANSFASISLFLLFILAIVLILRSTSKLASRAFGFTKNQAKFVTIDDVETRFDDVAGVPEAAEELKEVITFLKEPKKFENLGAKFPKGVLLIGPPGTGKTLLAKAIAGESGVPFLSISASEFVELFVGVGASRVRDLFSKAKEKSPCIIFIDEIDSIGRQRGSGIGGGNDEREQTLNQLLTELDGFADNSGIIVLAATNRPDILDAALLRPGRFDRKIEVMLPDLDGRKKILSVHSLSKPLSSEVDLAYWASRTVGFSGADLANLMNESAIHCARDESKLISDLHIENALDKITIGLRSSLITSPNMKKIIAYNEVGRAIVSAVRNGIESVDKITILPRSGSIGGYTKLCPDEDVISSGLISKKLLFSKIEIALAGRAAETIVFGEGEITQCSLNDISYATNIVREMVTKYGFSIIGPISMDSDNNEMYLGDGLFRRKPLIAENTSSKIDKEIINISKISLNNSIKILKKNRVLLDKLVDILLNQETIDKKVFKLTTSKLLKV from the coding sequence GTGTTTAGATCAAAATTCTCATATTCAGATTCTAAATCAAGTTATTCGGATCTTCTAGAAGATATAGAGACGGGGAAAATAGAATCAATATTTTTCTATCCTAGGCAGAGAGAAATTGATGTCCTGTATAAAAATGGCGATAAATCTAAAATACCTATCCTCTACAACGATCAATTAATCCTTGAAAAGGCAACTGAAAATAAGTTAGATCTAACAATTAACAATAGTAGAAAAGAAGCCTCAGCTGCTAATTCATTTGCTTCAATAAGTCTTTTCCTGCTTTTCATATTAGCTATAGTATTAATCTTGAGGAGTACATCAAAATTGGCTTCCAGAGCTTTTGGTTTTACCAAAAATCAAGCTAAATTTGTAACTATTGATGATGTAGAAACGAGATTCGATGATGTAGCTGGCGTCCCTGAAGCCGCTGAGGAATTAAAAGAGGTTATAACATTCTTGAAAGAACCAAAGAAATTTGAAAATCTTGGGGCAAAATTTCCAAAGGGTGTTCTTCTAATAGGCCCCCCAGGAACAGGTAAAACATTATTAGCTAAAGCAATTGCTGGTGAATCAGGAGTGCCTTTTCTCTCAATATCGGCATCAGAGTTTGTAGAACTTTTTGTTGGTGTTGGAGCAAGCCGAGTTCGTGATCTATTCTCTAAGGCTAAGGAAAAATCTCCTTGTATAATTTTCATTGATGAAATTGATTCAATTGGTAGGCAAAGAGGGTCTGGGATCGGAGGTGGAAATGATGAAAGAGAACAAACCCTGAATCAGCTTCTAACTGAATTAGATGGTTTTGCTGATAATTCTGGGATTATCGTTTTAGCAGCAACAAATAGACCAGACATTTTGGATGCAGCATTATTAAGACCAGGTAGATTTGACAGAAAAATTGAAGTAATGCTTCCAGATTTAGATGGAAGAAAAAAAATTCTTTCAGTTCACTCACTTTCTAAACCACTTTCAAGCGAAGTTGACTTAGCATATTGGGCATCTAGAACAGTTGGATTTTCGGGAGCAGATCTTGCAAATTTGATGAACGAGAGTGCTATTCACTGTGCTAGAGATGAATCTAAATTAATCAGTGATCTTCATATAGAAAATGCTCTTGATAAAATTACCATCGGCCTGAGAAGTTCATTAATAACTTCTCCAAATATGAAAAAAATTATTGCTTATAACGAGGTAGGTAGAGCGATTGTATCTGCGGTAAGAAATGGAATTGAATCAGTTGATAAAATTACGATCTTACCTAGATCTGGATCTATAGGAGGATATACAAAATTATGTCCTGACGAAGATGTGATTTCTAGTGGCTTGATTTCAAAAAAATTATTATTTTCAAAAATTGAAATCGCTCTAGCTGGGAGAGCAGCAGAAACGATAGTTTTTGGTGAAGGCGAAATTACACAATGCTCCTTAAATGATATCTCTTATGCGACAAACATCGTAAGGGAAATGGTTACAAAATATGGATTTTCAATTATTGGTCCAATTTCAATGGATTCTGATAATAATGAAATGTATTTAGGAGATGGATTATTTAGAAGAAAGCCTCTCATAGCTGAAAATACGAGTTCTAAAATAGATAAAGAAATCATAAATATTTCTAAAATTTCATTAAATAATTCAATAAAAATATTGAAAAAAAATAGAGTCTTACTAGATAAATTAGTTGATATACTTTTAAATCAAGAAACTATAGATAAAAAAGTTTTTAAATTAACAACTTCTAAATTGTTGAAAGTTTGA
- the rpmF gene encoding 50S ribosomal protein L32 — MAVPKKKKSKSKRNQRHAVWKGKAAIAAQKAISLGKSVLTGKAQGFVYPIEEEEEE; from the coding sequence ATGGCTGTACCAAAGAAGAAAAAATCAAAGAGCAAAAGGAACCAAAGGCACGCTGTTTGGAAAGGGAAAGCAGCAATAGCAGCTCAAAAAGCTATATCTTTAGGTAAATCAGTTTTAACTGGGAAAGCTCAAGGATTTGTTTATCCTATTGAAGAAGAAGAAGAAGAATAG
- a CDS encoding peroxiredoxin, whose protein sequence is MSLRVGQEAPDFSATAVYDQEFKEITLSGLRGKWVVLFFYPLDFTFVCPTEITAFSDRYQDFSALNTEILGVSVDSKHCHLAWIQTPRNEGGIGDINYPLVSDLKREICQAYNVLNDDGEADRGLFLINPEGIVMHTTVNKAPVGRNVDETLRILQGYQYVAANPDEVCPANWTPGEKTMLEDPKGSKEYFSAL, encoded by the coding sequence ATGAGCTTAAGAGTTGGCCAAGAAGCACCAGACTTTAGTGCTACAGCAGTATATGATCAAGAGTTTAAGGAGATTACACTTTCAGGTCTAAGAGGTAAATGGGTTGTTTTATTTTTTTACCCACTAGATTTTACATTTGTATGTCCTACTGAAATCACTGCATTTAGTGATAGATACCAAGATTTCTCAGCTCTTAATACGGAAATACTTGGGGTATCAGTTGATAGCAAACACTGTCATTTAGCTTGGATACAAACCCCAAGAAATGAAGGTGGAATTGGTGATATTAACTATCCGTTGGTTTCTGACTTAAAAAGAGAAATTTGCCAAGCGTACAATGTTCTTAATGATGATGGAGAGGCCGATAGAGGGTTATTTCTTATCAATCCCGAAGGAATAGTTATGCATACGACTGTTAACAAGGCTCCAGTAGGAAGAAATGTTGATGAAACGCTAAGGATTCTTCAAGGTTATCAATACGTTGCCGCAAACCCAGATGAAGTATGCCCAGCGAACTGGACCCCGGGTGAGAAAACAATGTTAGAGGACCCCAAAGGTAGTAAGGAATATTTTTCTGCGTTATAG